GGGCCCGCTCGGCCGCGACCTGCTCGTCAGGCGCGTGGGTGAGGTCGCGCAGCACCTGCCAGCGGATCGCCGGGTCACCGTCGAGGAGCCAGTCCATGACCTCCATGCGCGCGATCGTACGACGCACAGCGCCGCCCGGCGGCCGGGCGGATGCTGCGCGCATGGCTCCGGACCGGCCCGGTATCGTCACGAACCGTGAGATCACCCCACCCCACGTACGAGCAGCTCGTCGACCTTCCGGCGTACGCCGAACAGCCCGTCCCGATCGCCTTCGAGGACGTCAACGGCCACCTGAACGTCCGCCACTACACCGGCATCGCCAGCGAGGGGCTCGACGAGTCCCTGGTCGAGCTGGGGATCCCGCAGAACTGGCCGGTCTTGGGGCACGCGTGCTTCTCCGCGGAGCACCACCTGACCTACCTGGCCGAGCTGCGCACCGGCGACACGATGTCCGCGCGGGTGCGGCTGCTCGGCCGGTCGGAGCGGGCCGCGCACGCCCTGGTCTACCTGCTCGACGACTCGCACCAGCAGCTGAGCTTCGTGATGGAGGAGGTCTTCCTGCACATCGACATGGAGACCCGGCGCACTGCTCCGTGGCCCGCGGACGTCGCGGCCGCCCTCGACGAGCGTGTCGCCGCTGACGCCGCGCTGCCGTGGGAGGCCGACGTGTCCGGCTCGATGGGCCTGCGCTGACCTGCCGCTGACCTGCCGCTGACCCGTCGGGCCTCGGCCCACCGGCACACCCGGGTGCGCCTCATCTCGGTGGCGGCGTCGTGCCGGCTGCCTCTACGCTCGCGAGATGTTCGCGGTTCCAGGTGTCACGTCCTCGGCGGACGACCAGGCGCCCCAGCTCTCCGACATCGGGCGCTACGGCCGCTACGTCGTGCACCGGTTCGTGTCGAAGGCCCGCACGGTCGACCAGCCGACCTTCCGCTCGGTGCTCGTCGAGCACCTCGCGGCGCCCGTCCAGGAGCTGCCCGTCACGGTCGAGCAGTGGCCGGCGTACGAGCACGTGAACGTGCAGGTGGCGCTGGACGTCGTGCTCGAGGAGTACGGCGACCGGGCGCGGATCCTCGGCTTCACCGGGCACCGCCACCACGGCCCCTTCGGGATCGCGGACCTGCTCGGGGACGACCCGACGTACGGGATGCACGGACCGCGGCCCGGCAACGTCACCCGGATCAGCCTGCCCAGCGGTCCGGGCGGCGCGACGCGTGACTGCCTGCGCATCGGCGTCGTGCTGCTCGAGGACGACGAGGACCGGATCGCCGTGCTGTTCCGCGGTCCCGATCCCGAGAGCGGCCTGTCGCAGGTGACCCTCGAGATCATCGCCACCCGGCCCGCGGCCGCCGAGCAGCTCGGCCGCCGGCTCCGCGACCTCGCACTCGAGCACAACGTCTACCGCGGCCAGGTGGTGTCGTTCGGTCGCAGCATGTTCGGCGAGCGCGGATCGCTGCTCCGCTTCCGCGACCGGCCCACCATGTCGCCGG
The DNA window shown above is from Nocardioides mesophilus and carries:
- a CDS encoding thioesterase family protein translates to MRSPHPTYEQLVDLPAYAEQPVPIAFEDVNGHLNVRHYTGIASEGLDESLVELGIPQNWPVLGHACFSAEHHLTYLAELRTGDTMSARVRLLGRSERAAHALVYLLDDSHQQLSFVMEEVFLHIDMETRRTAPWPADVAAALDERVAADAALPWEADVSGSMGLR